GGCTCGTGCATGACGATTCCTGCTGCGGTCACCTTCATCATTATCACCGCGCTTATCATTATCTCCACGTTTATCACCGCCTTGATCATTGTCTCCCGGTTCCTTATTACCTTGCTTGTCATCACCAGGGCCTTTATCTTCCGATTTATCATCCCCTGACTTTTGGTCTTTTTCTTCGTCTTTTCCCGGCTCCTTGTCTTTTGCCTTGCCATCCTGCTTATTATCGTCTGCTCCTTCACCTGCCTTTTTATCATCATCTTTGTTCTCATCTTCCTTGACGTTCGTATCAGCCGAGTGGCTGGCAATCTCTTCAACTGTAGCCATCCTTACTAAGGGCGGAAGATCAGGTTTAATAACCATCATTGCCTGACCTGTATTGATGTTCATCACTTGATCAGGTTTATTCTTGCTGTAACCATACCCATTACCCTCTTTGAATACAAAGTTGGTTATACCCTTCTGATAGGTGCTAAAAAAATCGGTCCCTCTAACGCCACAAACAGCAGTGGGAGTATGAACCTCATGTTTACCCTTTTTCTTGATACCGAAAAAACCGCCGCTTTTCTTTACCACATTTTCTATTTTACCTCTAAAGAGGTTAAAAATTTCACTCTTGTGGTCTTTTTCCGTAATGTATTCGTCAATTCCAACTCGACTTTCCTGGGCGATACGAAGGATTCCACCATCTACAAAAATAACTTCCGCCTTTGATTTACTCTTAACACGAATAATATCACCTTCACCTACATCATCCCCTGTTTTGACAGGCCTGGCCGATCCACCAAGGCTGGTGATATCAACTCTGCCTTCAACTTTACTGAACTGGCCCACTGTTTTTGCATGAGCCGATAAACAAAAAGGGCTCAAAAGAAATAGAAGAATCATAAAAAAGACTGTGCGTTTCATATTAACACCTTCTTATAGTTGTTAAGATAATGATATTTTTTATAGTTTTAGTTAAAGAAAAGCAATTAATATGCCACATATGGTTTTGAGGCCTTTGGATTTTGTTATAAAGACATGTATGATTCTTTAATTACAGGTGGTTATGCATAGCAGCTTTTAAAATCGGCTGAAATTTTATCTTTTTGACCCTGAAAATAAAACCAGCAATTTTAACCAATGGTATGTTGTTTTCACCATTGAAACCTATTTTATTTTTTTGGAAGAAAGGAGCTAAAGCTTTAGATCAATACCTGTACTCCAAACCCGCACTATATAGTCCTTGTTCGTATTCGTAATAACCTATGTTTGAGTCAACACGGGTTTTTGTAAACTGTGTTATCAGGCTTGTGTTCTTCATGAATTCCCAGGTAAGTCCCAGGGAGCCTGTATAAGTTTCATCCTCTCTTTGATTATTATCCAAAAGTATGTGGTTGTTTTTGTAATCCTGCAGAAACACCTGGCTGCTGAGTTGTAATTTAACCTTATCAAACAAGGGGATTACAACGTTGGCCGAGAACTTGTGCCCCTTGTTATCCCACCATACCCCGTCTGTATCTTCAAAGATATATTCATATTTGAGATTTAAAAATGTGCCCTTGAGCATACATATCCAGCTTATATATGCATTATACCCTGTTGAATCCTTGTCTTCTTCCTCGCGGCTCGGTGGTTGAAAATATTCTTTTCGGCTGTAACCGCCAAAAAGCTCCAGCATCTGGTTTTGAGCCAAAGCCATTCGCAACATCGGGCCGACACTCAAAGAATCAGAGTATTCCTTCTGACTTGGGTCCCTTAGCATTGAGTAGCTGTAAGTTGTCGCCAGATTTAATGTAAACCTCCCGAAATTATAACCAGGGACAATACTGATGCTGTTGCTTATAGTATCACGCGTGGTGGAAAACTTATCATGGAAACTGCCTGACAGAGCATACTGAGCGGTAAAGAGCCAGGGGCTCTTAATTGCGGGCGTGTAATTTATCCGAAGTGATGGAGATGTAAAATAGACCTCCTCGTTCATGCTGCCCGATGTATACTCATGATCGTTTGGATTGGACAATAGATTGTTGTTGTAATTTCCCGAAACCCCCAATGTTATACGAAACGGTCTTTCAAGCGCTATCCTTTGTTCCACCATATCCTGGTATTGGCGGGCAAATGTTGCCATATCAGTTTCAGGATCCTGTATGA
This genomic window from Anaerolineae bacterium contains:
- a CDS encoding FecR domain-containing protein, whose translation is MKRTVFFMILLFLLSPFCLSAHAKTVGQFSKVEGRVDITSLGGSARPVKTGDDVGEGDIIRVKSKSKAEVIFVDGGILRIAQESRVGIDEYITEKDHKSEIFNLFRGKIENVVKKSGGFFGIKKKGKHEVHTPTAVCGVRGTDFFSTYQKGITNFVFKEGNGYGYSKNKPDQVMNINTGQAMMVIKPDLPPLVRMATVEEIASHSADTNVKEDENKDDDKKAGEGADDNKQDGKAKDKEPGKDEEKDQKSGDDKSEDKGPGDDKQGNKEPGDNDQGGDKRGDNDKRGDNDEGDRSRNRHARADDRSGDDNRVDDNEPGRDRRRGDRGPGDDRRGDDDGPGDNYGPGDDRRGDRRGPGDDRRGDQGPGDDRRGEYGPGDDRRGDNGPGDNRRGNYGPMDNSGPEDGRGNYGPGGPGGPGGPGEPPKGDYVAGGPRGDYGPGGPGDYGPGGPGDYGPGGGPRGDYGPGGPGDYGPGGPGDYGPGGNYSGGPGDYGPGGNYGGPGGDYG